A single Verrucomicrobiaceae bacterium DNA region contains:
- a CDS encoding NADH-quinone oxidoreductase subunit M, producing MSILEVIILLPILAALAVWAGAPARALSVGVALVNLVTTIYLCCKYTSQGGSGLAHTYARPILDNPAISFSVGADGVSLILALLSSLVLFAAVWQIQDRPAIFYIASLLIGGGALGAFLTTDLFFIYAFHELALIPTFLMIALHGHAEPEMRKKVAWKTTIYLGAGSLVLLAGLVWLVLEFSQGNVITFDLEALKSVAVKAPLAVNTQATLFFVLLLGFGTLVSLFPFHSWAAPAYATAPTPVAMLHAGVLKKFGLYGLIKIALPLLPQAAQVPWVQNALLLMLLGNILIMGLVTIHASRLDDTLANSSVMHMGYIFLALAAGSEVALKGAVLLMFAHGVSIALLFALAGKMRNQLGTLEYTKLGGLASHAPAFTVLFAFGTFASIGLPGLSNFAGEVMVFIGSFTGFNGSLTNLHWTVILALWGVVMSAVYMLRAYRSIFQGSATTGLFMSDPALPQRLPLILLAATLLITGCCPWLLLNLLKGALAAG from the coding sequence GGTCTGGGCTGGAGCCCCCGCACGGGCGCTATCCGTCGGCGTGGCACTGGTCAATCTCGTCACCACGATCTACCTCTGCTGCAAATACACCTCCCAAGGAGGTAGCGGACTCGCCCACACCTATGCGCGGCCCATTCTGGACAATCCGGCCATTAGCTTCTCGGTCGGTGCGGACGGTGTTTCGCTCATTTTGGCGCTGTTGAGCAGTTTGGTGCTCTTTGCGGCGGTGTGGCAGATTCAGGACCGACCGGCCATTTTTTACATCGCCTCACTTTTGATCGGTGGAGGTGCCCTGGGAGCCTTTTTGACCACGGATTTGTTCTTCATCTACGCCTTCCATGAGCTGGCGCTGATTCCCACCTTCCTCATGATCGCCCTGCACGGCCACGCCGAGCCGGAGATGCGGAAAAAAGTCGCCTGGAAGACCACGATTTACCTCGGAGCAGGTAGTCTGGTGCTCCTGGCGGGCCTGGTCTGGCTGGTGCTGGAGTTCAGCCAGGGCAATGTCATCACCTTTGATCTGGAAGCGCTGAAATCCGTCGCGGTCAAAGCGCCGCTGGCCGTGAACACGCAGGCGACGCTGTTTTTTGTCCTGCTCCTGGGTTTTGGCACTCTGGTGAGCCTATTCCCCTTTCATAGCTGGGCTGCGCCGGCCTACGCGACCGCGCCTACCCCTGTCGCCATGCTGCATGCCGGTGTGTTGAAGAAATTCGGGCTCTACGGCCTCATCAAGATCGCACTGCCCCTGCTGCCTCAGGCTGCACAAGTGCCCTGGGTGCAAAATGCACTGCTACTCATGCTGCTGGGCAATATTTTGATCATGGGCCTCGTCACCATCCACGCCAGCCGCTTGGACGACACCTTGGCAAACTCCAGTGTCATGCACATGGGCTACATCTTCCTGGCACTCGCCGCAGGTAGCGAGGTCGCGCTTAAGGGTGCGGTGCTACTCATGTTCGCCCATGGTGTATCCATCGCGCTGCTCTTTGCGCTCGCTGGAAAAATGCGCAACCAGCTCGGCACGCTCGAATACACCAAGCTCGGCGGCCTCGCGTCCCATGCGCCGGCCTTCACGGTACTCTTCGCCTTTGGCACCTTCGCGAGCATCGGCCTGCCAGGCTTGAGCAACTTCGCAGGCGAAGTCATGGTCTTCATCGGCAGCTTCACCGGTTTTAATGGTTCCCTCACCAATCTGCACTGGACCGTCATCCTCGCCTTATGGGGCGTGGTCATGAGTGCGGTGTACATGCTCCGCGCCTACCGCAGCATCTTCCAAGGCAGCGCCACCACGGGCCTCTTCATGAGTGACCCTGCCCTGCCCCAGCGCCTTCCTTTGATCCTCCTCGCCGCCACCCTGCTCATCACCGGCTGCTGCCCCTGGCTGCTGCTGAATCTGCTGAAGGGTGCTCTGGCGGCGGGTTAA
- a CDS encoding NADH-quinone oxidoreductase subunit N: MSVFTIESLIAILGIVLLMVEAFMPAVSRRTLGLTAIAGTVIAFLLLCVAGDGLPAFVAPWHRLDSLAFFYKGFALIITALVLWLTLECAPYLSRYTLDGKLAEMFSLPLIVCAGMMWMASARDLVTIFITLELVTISFYVLVAFARKSALSLEAGVKYLILGALSTGVLVYGIAWIYGATGTMSLDGIAAALAKPETSQGTALFGAALLLAGLGFKVAAAPFHMWVPDVYQGAPTPVTAFLSVGSKAAGFIVLTRAVMAFTGENSCIAPQVQSLLLVGGALTVLLGSLPAIFQQNVKRLLAYSSISHAGYLVLALACGGGGRFGIGSSGIVAFYLATYLPMTVLGFLALAIMRSNGQGEELKDFQGLSRRSPLLALIITLAFASLAGLPLTAGFIGKMFVFLSLADHGHWGALTCAAIAAAAGFYYYFRIILAMYTSAGADDAPAATLTISPMTKGLAVALAAIIVVLGVYPKPLQKVLTPAGASVVVK; this comes from the coding sequence ATGTCCGTCTTCACCATCGAATCCCTCATCGCCATCCTCGGCATCGTCCTGCTCATGGTCGAGGCCTTTATGCCTGCCGTCTCGCGTCGCACGCTCGGACTGACAGCCATTGCAGGCACCGTGATCGCCTTTTTGCTGCTCTGCGTGGCGGGTGATGGCCTACCGGCCTTCGTCGCCCCGTGGCACAGGCTCGATTCGCTCGCCTTTTTCTACAAAGGCTTCGCGCTCATCATCACCGCGCTCGTCTTGTGGCTCACGCTGGAATGCGCCCCCTACCTCAGCCGCTACACACTCGATGGCAAGCTGGCAGAGATGTTCAGCCTGCCGCTCATCGTCTGCGCAGGCATGATGTGGATGGCTAGCGCTCGTGACCTCGTGACCATCTTCATCACGCTGGAACTCGTCACCATCAGCTTCTACGTGCTCGTCGCCTTTGCGCGGAAAAGCGCTCTAAGCCTCGAAGCAGGCGTGAAATACCTCATCCTCGGGGCTCTCAGCACCGGGGTGCTCGTCTATGGCATTGCCTGGATCTACGGCGCCACCGGGACGATGAGCCTCGATGGCATCGCCGCCGCACTGGCCAAGCCAGAAACCAGCCAAGGCACCGCCCTCTTCGGAGCGGCGCTACTGCTCGCCGGACTCGGCTTCAAAGTCGCCGCTGCGCCCTTCCACATGTGGGTGCCAGACGTGTATCAAGGTGCGCCGACACCTGTGACGGCCTTTTTATCCGTCGGATCGAAAGCCGCAGGCTTCATCGTCCTCACGCGTGCCGTGATGGCCTTCACGGGTGAGAACAGCTGCATCGCCCCGCAAGTCCAGAGCCTCCTCCTCGTCGGCGGTGCCCTGACGGTGCTGCTCGGCAGCCTGCCTGCCATCTTCCAGCAGAATGTGAAGCGCCTCCTGGCCTACTCCAGCATCAGCCACGCAGGCTACCTCGTCCTCGCGCTGGCATGCGGTGGCGGTGGTCGTTTCGGCATCGGTAGCAGCGGCATCGTGGCCTTTTACCTCGCCACCTACCTACCCATGACCGTGCTGGGCTTCCTCGCGCTCGCCATCATGCGCAGCAATGGTCAGGGTGAGGAATTGAAGGACTTCCAGGGCCTCTCCCGGCGCTCCCCACTGCTGGCGCTCATCATCACGCTGGCTTTTGCCAGCCTCGCCGGCCTACCGCTGACCGCCGGCTTCATCGGCAAGATGTTCGTCTTCCTCAGCCTCGCCGATCACGGCCACTGGGGTGCCCTCACCTGTGCCGCCATCGCCGCCGCCGCAGGCTTCTACTACTACTTCCGCATCATCCTAGCCATGTACACCAGCGCCGGGGCCGATGACGCCCCCGCTGCCACCCTGACGATCAGCCCCATGACCAAAGGCCTCGCCGTCGCCCTCGCCGCGATCATCGTCGTGCTCGGCGTGTATCCAAAGCCGCTGCAAAAAGTGCTCACGCCTGCGGGTGCGAGCGTGGTGGTGAAGTGA
- a CDS encoding fibronectin type III domain-containing protein translates to MASNRLPDKLDLLFALAEDMADGLHQHETPVGVKQNTEAVIRAALAAARAAETTYGECKVVKKTANAAATSADTSGKILLTNARKRLSKFFGEAASTEWESAGWQPGTTGIPRSQDERFDLIASLKAYFTAHPAHESADMEVTAALADAAHTAISNARATLGQKITESGQAKVARDNAERNLRLRMTGLVTELETLLSAEDALWHAFGLNRPADAETPEAPSFTTVLPGPNHSLLVDWDDSLRADRWRVWIKIIGVDADFRAVLTVTESDATIPGLTAGATVQARVTSVNDAGESAPGPVAEAIVT, encoded by the coding sequence ATGGCCTCCAACCGACTCCCCGATAAGCTCGACCTGCTCTTTGCCCTCGCTGAGGACATGGCGGACGGGCTCCACCAGCATGAGACGCCCGTGGGCGTGAAACAAAACACCGAGGCGGTGATCCGCGCTGCCCTCGCTGCCGCACGGGCGGCGGAAACGACTTACGGCGAGTGCAAGGTCGTCAAAAAGACGGCGAACGCCGCAGCGACCTCGGCAGATACCTCTGGGAAAATCCTGCTCACCAATGCCCGCAAGCGTCTGTCGAAGTTTTTTGGCGAAGCGGCGAGTACGGAATGGGAATCCGCCGGGTGGCAGCCGGGCACCACGGGTATCCCGCGTTCGCAGGATGAGCGTTTTGACCTGATCGCGAGCCTGAAAGCCTATTTCACCGCACACCCTGCCCACGAGAGCGCGGACATGGAGGTGACGGCGGCATTGGCCGATGCGGCTCACACGGCGATCAGCAATGCCCGCGCCACCCTCGGCCAAAAGATCACCGAGAGCGGCCAAGCCAAAGTGGCCCGAGACAATGCGGAGCGGAATCTGCGCCTGCGCATGACTGGGCTGGTGACTGAGCTGGAGACGCTGCTCTCAGCGGAAGATGCGCTGTGGCATGCCTTTGGCCTCAATCGCCCGGCGGATGCGGAGACGCCGGAGGCCCCCAGCTTCACCACGGTGCTGCCCGGTCCGAATCACAGCCTGCTGGTGGATTGGGACGATAGCCTGCGTGCCGACCGCTGGCGGGTGTGGATCAAAATCATCGGCGTGGACGCGGACTTCCGCGCCGTGCTGACCGTGACGGAGAGTGATGCCACGATCCCCGGCCTAACCGCCGGAGCTACCGTACAAGCCCGCGTCACCAGCGTGAACGACGCCGGCGAGAGTGCCCCTGGTCCTGTTGCTGAGGCCATCGTGACCTGA
- a CDS encoding macro domain-containing protein: MNIVLCYRDEPLGDAWKNAFHDMAGVEIVAGDICRVPCDAIVSPANSFGFMDGGLDHLLSERFGWDLEKRVQKAIQLRPLRELLIGEAIVVPTEDVQIPWLICAPTMRVPMRIRTTVNAYLAMKAILSAAMSHAESLPIETIAIPGLGTGIGQLAPELAAGQMAQAYREMVLGEHRYPGSFADAQKMHLSLNRSGMIYD, from the coding sequence ATGAATATAGTTTTATGCTATCGCGATGAGCCGCTTGGTGATGCATGGAAGAATGCCTTTCACGACATGGCCGGTGTTGAGATTGTCGCAGGAGATATTTGTCGGGTGCCATGTGATGCCATAGTCAGCCCCGCAAACTCATTTGGATTTATGGACGGTGGTTTGGATCACCTCTTGTCCGAGCGATTTGGGTGGGATTTAGAGAAGCGTGTTCAGAAAGCTATTCAGCTTCGACCATTGCGGGAGCTACTGATTGGTGAGGCCATCGTTGTTCCCACTGAGGACGTGCAGATTCCGTGGCTAATTTGTGCCCCTACGATGAGGGTTCCTATGCGTATCCGAACGACCGTGAACGCCTATCTCGCCATGAAGGCCATTCTGAGTGCGGCAATGTCCCACGCCGAATCTTTACCCATTGAGACGATTGCCATCCCTGGGCTCGGCACTGGCATCGGTCAGCTGGCACCAGAGTTGGCGGCAGGGCAGATGGCGCAGGCATATCGTGAGATGGTCTTGGGAGAGCATCGCTATCCAGGTAGTTTCGCTGATGCGCAGAAGATGCACCTCAGTCTAAATCGCTCAGGGATGATCTATGACTGA